A genome region from Naumovozyma castellii chromosome 5, complete genome includes the following:
- the AIM9 gene encoding Aim9p (ancestral locus Anc_7.271) produces the protein MLRRSATRLSTQWKPALSKRVLFNVANVVAARQISSKPEQSFTKLTNENDPNREKFFQYTWGTWLKNDKLEKEKRTTKFSIEGLNDIITDLYSQPTTTTQADSIPPPINNKNNTVSLPQNLTPELLGSSTKTTPVQITRLSSIHEGKYHRVYKIDTNLNTSFILRIPYPLTDQTTQKFLIESEVATMDYVSLKLKINVPKIFSYASDAKNPLGQPFILQQFIDGPLLMRQWNPLADDKEKPQLQNAINIVSDFQQKLNKATFKNSGSLYFSARKLDPPTTAEEVETIDSRWYVGPSVEKSLWRNKLQYWKLNDLLKLLGPWKQENVTSIIQDTAKVQLETLKKEEKNAATLSDNILTFQNLTHLAPSLFESSITKIPNLKELLKPRLFHPDLDPMNVIIDAKTKEPYLLDFEATTIKPTILQHSPQFIRYDGPKIYDLQKDTPEYKELSDAEKQQYEFIYKRTRNEYMWENAMNERTPDLITTMAPPIKLLRSPYVASLEMKDELEEYLLVDEAMIQLSKVWSTFYENGLVKEKEFPLKFTEDQIKKHNDELTAFHEKLIRVPFAATKGWVPQDMFDNLLKNGIIVKDKDGNYSIASEPKSKST, from the coding sequence ATGCTGAGAAGATCCGCTACAAGGTTATCCACACAATGGAAGCCAGCATTGAGCAAAAGAGTCCTATTCAATGTTGCAAACGTCGTGGCAGCAAGACAAATATCCTCCAAACCAGAACAATCATTCACCAAATTgacaaatgaaaatgatccAAACAGggaaaaattctttcaatacaCTTGGGGGACATGGTTGAAGAATGATAAATtggagaaggaaaagagaACTACAAAGTTCTCCATCGAGGGACTTAACGATATAATCACCGACCTATACTCTCAACCTACTACAACTACACAGGCAGACTCTATCCCACCACCAATCAATAACAAAAACAATACCGTCTCATTGCCCCAGAATTTGACTCCAGAACTACTAGGTTCTTCCACCAAAACAACTCCAGTGCAAATTACAAGATTATCAAGCATCCATGAGGGGAAATACCATAGAGTCTACAAGATTGatacaaatttaaataCTTCATTCATCTTAAGAATACCATACCCATTAACGGACCAAACTACTCAAAAATTCCTCATTGAGAGCGAAGTCGCAACAATGGATTACgtatctttgaaattgaaaattaacGTCCCCAAGATCTTCTCCTACGCTTCTGATGCTAAGAACCCATTGGGACAACCTTTCATATTACAACAATTCATCGATGGTCCATTGTTAATGAGACAATGGAACCCATTGGCTGATGATAAGGAAAAACCACAATTACAAAATGCAATTAATATCGTCTCGGATTTCcaacaaaaattaaataagGCAACTTTTAAAAATTCAGGGTCCCTTTATTTCTCTGCTAGAAAATTAGATCCTCCCACCACAGCGGAGGAAGTGGAAACAATAGATTCTCGTTGGTATGTAGGACCCTCTGTGGAAAAATCTCTATGGAGAAATAAATTAcaatattggaaattaaatgatctattgaaattattgggTCCCTGGAAACAAGAAAACGTGACATCCATCATTCAGGACACTGCAAAAGTACAATTGGAAACATTAAAGAAGGAGGAAAAAAATGCTGCTACATTGTCCGATAATATCTTGACATTCCAAAATTTGACCCATTTGGCACCATCATTGTTTGAAAGTTCCATAACAAAGATCcccaatttgaaagaattattgaaaccaCGTTTATTCCATCCGGATTTGGACCCCATGAACGTCATCATTGATGCAAAGACAAAGGAACCATACTTGTTGGATTTTGAAGCAACAACCATTAAACCAACTATATTACAACATTCACCACAATTCATCAGATACGATGGACCCAAGATTTATGATTTACAAAAGGATACCCCTGAGTATAAAGAATTATCAGATGCGGAGAAGCAACAATACGAATTCATTTATAAGAGAACTCGTAATGAATATATGTGGGAAAATGCAATGAATGAAAGAACTCCAGATTTAATTACAACAATGGCACCACCAATTAAATTGTTAAGATCACCTTATGTTGCCTCTTTGGAAATGAAAGATGAATTGGAGGAATATTTATTGGTAGATGAAGCCATGATTCAATTATCTAAAGTTTGGTCCACTTTCTATGAAAATGGGTTAGTTAAGGAGAAGGAATTCCCCTTGAAATTTACAGAAGATCAAATTAAGAAAcataatgatgaattgactGCATTccatgaaaaattaattagaGTCCCATTTGCTGCAACAAAGGGTTGGGTCCCACAGGATATGTTTGacaatttattaaagaatggtattattgttaaagATAAGGACGGTAATTATTCAATTGCCTCCGAaccaaaatcaaaatctACCTAG